The Hyphomicrobium sp. 99 genome contains the following window.
AATACCGTCATCGAGAATTACAGCTACGAAATCGGGTGATCGATGGCGCCAAGGTTCGGGATGACGCTTGCCATGGTAGCTCTCGCGCCGTGCCAAGCGTTCTCCGAGCCCGCTCCTGATCTCGATTGCAGAATCGGGTTCGAGGCCCTCCACACCTGGGCGGCATGGCTTCCCGGCGCCGAACGGCGCCCCGGGGACAACCCGAACGTCATTACGGTCGCCGAGCCGGACGTCTGGCGCGTTGAAATCACCTTCACTGAGCCCGGCCAGCCCGGACACCCCGCTGTTGTCCTGCGCAAGTTCGTCAAGCAGGTAACGAGCGTGTGGACGGCACAGAGCAAGGCCTGCGGCTACGGCAACCAGGCTGATTTCGTCGCGCTCGTCGCCGCCGCGAAGGCAGAAGACAGCCGGTTGACCAACGCCTCCCGCGACGAAGCCGAACGAAAAAAACGCGAGCAATCGCCACTCGGCTCTCCGTGATGATGGCGTACTTTACCCTCCCCCTTGCGGGGAGGGTGGCGCATCGCGCCGGGTGGGGGAACGCGCGTTCGAACAGTGGAAATTGCCCCCACCCCTAACCCATCCCCGCAAGGGGGAGCGGAATTTAAGAGCAGAAGACGCTGGTGCCGCGCTCGACCTGGGAGGGAAACAGCACATTTCTCCCCTGCCCTTGACGCGGAGGGGGCGCGGGGGGGCGATAGCGAAGGTGGCGCGGAACGAGTGGGACAGCTCGGCAGGTGGACACCGAAGCCGAGTCCCACTACTTAAACCGTCATCCTTCCTATTTTGGACCTGTGCGAATGCTCCGCGCCTCCGTCATCGTTTTTCCGGGATCAAACTGCGATCGCGACGTCAAAACCGCGATTGAGCGGGTGACCGGCTTCGCGCCGAAGATGGTCTGGCACGGCGATGCCAGCGTCCCCTCGTCCGACGTCATCGTTCTGCCGGGCGGCTTCTCCTACGGCGACTATCTCCGCTGCGGTGCAATGGCCGCGCATTCGCCGATCATGAAGGACGTCGTCGCCAAGGCGAAAGGCGGAACGCCCGTCATTGGCATTTGCAACGGCTTCCAGATCCTGTGCGAGTCGGGGCTGCTTCCCGGCGCACTTCTGCGCAATGCCTCGCTGCACTTCATCTGCCGCGACGTGTTCCTGAAGGTCGAAAACGATCAGTCGTTCTTCACGAAGTGCTACCGCCAGGGCGAAGTGATCAAGGTTCCGATCGCACACGGTGAAGGCAACTACTTCGCCGATAGTGAAACGCTCGACCGTCTCGAAGGCGAAGGCCGCGTTGCCTTCCGCTATTCCGATGCGGCAGGCGAGACGACGGCAGACGCCTGCCCGAACGGCGCCCAGCGCAACATCGCCGGCATCGTCAACGAGACGGGCCGCGTCCTCGGCATGATGCCCCACCCCGAACGCCTCTACGAAAAGGCCCTCGGCGGCACCGACGGCAGACGCGTCTTCGAAAGCATGCTGCTCTCGACCCTCGAAGCCGCGGCCTAGCCCTCTCCGACCGAACCCCACCCCACTCGGTTGTCGTCCCGGGCGAGCCCTCTCGCGTGACCCGGGACCCACCTTCCTCGCGTTTCTGGGTCCGGCTCTGCGCTACGCTCCGGCCGGGATGACAAACTGCGAGGAAGGTGCACGCGCGCAAGGATGACGAGCTAGAAGCGCAGAGTGCCGTTAGGGCACACAAGCAACCCCAACCACCGTCATGCCGACGAAGGTCGGCACCAGACAAGCTTCAACAACTTCGGTGCCTGCTTTGATTACAGCACGCGCCGCGCGCACCAAATGCGCTGCTCATTGTCGGGATCCCGGCCTTCGCCGGGATGACGGAATTCATGGGCTCTGTCGCGGTTCCCCATCACCGCCGTCGGATGCTCAGCCCCACTCGCAACAGCACGTGCGTCCGGCTTCCATTGTGATCATTTCGTGGCATTTGCGATGGCCCTCTTGGAGCGCAGCGGAGCCGTTCCTACGTCTGTTAGGATTGCGGGGCCGGGCCCCTCTGGCAGCGCCATAACGGTGCTGCGATGTCGGACCGCATCGGGTGTGCCCGGTGCTGAGTCGAATTGCCCGGACGCACCTCCCTAATCCGGAGGAAAAATTCATGTCCCGACGTCTCATCACACTTCTCGAACGCGTCTCGCGTGTTCGCGAAATGATCGACCGCGAGCAGCGCTCGAATGCGGCGAGCCCGGTCCGCCTCATCCGCATGAAGCAACTCTATCTCCGCTTGTCAGAAAATCTCCGCCGCTTGACGAAGCAGCAGCTCATCCGAATGGCTTCGGCGCCGCGCTTCAGATCTGAAAGAATTTTCTACGCCGCGACCCCGGCCCGTTCGTTCTCGGGCAGATACTAAGCTCCCCACCAAACAACAAAAAAGGGGCCGAAAGGCCCCTTTCCCATGCAGTCGAACAATCCGCCTTTAGCGGATGTTCCCGCGCCGCTGGCTTTTGCGAGGGTCGGCATAACCGGACCTCATCGACTGGAACACAGCGAACACGATGGCCTTCATAACATCACCTGTCTGGCTAAACGGCCGGGCTCAATCCCGTACCGGATCCCGGGATAAGGCCCCCGGGCCGCCTCTTCTACGGTGTAGATATGTGATCGACCCAGGTTCCGCCAGTGGGCAAAATGGCAGGTCTCTCATGCGCGCCGCACAGAGATCTCGAAAACGACAAAACTTAATGAATTCAGCGGCATAGAAAAATAAAAAAAGGGCGGGAGTTGCAGCTCCCACCCCATCCCGAACGACTTGCAAGCGTGGACTTGGAAGCGCGCCGAGAAAAAGTCCGTCGTTATTTCGCAATTGCGTTATACGCGACCTGCTGCACCGGTTGTATGATCATCGCTGACGCACCCGAGGCACATGCGAATGAGAGCGATCCATCCAACGCATCGACCTGCGCCGACGTGCCTTCACGCACGGTGAGATTGATGCGAACCGGCTCCGAGGCCGCCTTGTCGCCCTCGGTGTAGGAATCCGCCAGCATGAGCGTCAGATGGCAGGCATTTCCGGCGTTGGTGTAATAGCCAACCGCCCGCTTCGGCCCGACCGCCAAGGTAATGCCCTTGAGCGGAGCGACATGATAAGCCGCCTCGTCAGCCGACGAAACACGGGCACCAGGAAGCAAAGCCAAGCTCGAAAGAAGCACAACACCTGTGAGTTTTGCGGAACGTGTCATGACAGGATCTCCACTGTCTAAGCGGGCGAGTTCAAATCCGCGCACAATTGTCTGGACGTGACGTCGTCGCTAGACAGCCGAAATAAGCTACTGACCGACCGAAGAAAATCCCTACACAGCGCAATTCCGAACTGCGAGTTTTGCAGCGCGAAACGGTCACAGTCCAAACGGGTAGGACGGAAAGTGCCACATCCAAAGCGCGTAAAAGACACCTCGAAATCGAAATCCCGATGAGAGATCGAGCCGTCACCGATTGAGAGCGCGCGACCATCGCGATGCATCCAATGCGCACAAAACTCGGATCAAATCTGAGCCCCCACGTTCCGGGATTCCCAACGACCTTCGGATAGTCGAAAAAGGCTCGCCGTCAGCCTTTTTGCCGGAAAGGAAGTCTTATGAAAAACTTCACCGCCCTGGTTTGCCTTGGCTTCCCGGCCGTAACGCCCCCCGTGACCCCGCGAACGGGCAAAACGAAAGATCGTGCAAAAACATATTGGGTTGCCAAAACGCCGTGCCCGCCTGCCACAGAAGCGCTGGAATGCGCGATCCTCAAGATGGACGAGGACATTAGGTCCGTGACCTACACCGGCAATCCCGAGGTCGATTTCGTCGCCAAAATGATCCCCCACCATCAAGGCGTCGTCGACATGGCCAAGGTGGAACTGGAGTACGGCAAAGATCCCAAAATCAGGAAGCTGGCCCAGAGCATCATCAGGTCCCAGAACAAGCAGATCGCCGAGTTGCATGACTGGCTCGGGCACCAGCAGGCCGAAACACCGGTGAACCAAGGCCGCCCCCTCTAGTCCTTGGATTTCTGGCCTAGCTCTCCGAGCGAAACCCTTCCCCGCCGGGGCGGGATTGCCGCCCACCCCCGAATTGAGGGCGGCCGCGACATCGCGACGTTTGGCCGTTGGGCCCGTCTGAGCGCGAAGGCGACAAACCGTTCCCGAGCCCATATAAGCGGTCGCAATCCGAGCGCCCGACGAGATCCTTATGACCGATACGACTACGCGAAAGATCACCCCCCAAATCGTTGCCGAGCACGGCCTCAAGCCCGACGAATACGAGCGCCTGCTCGAAATCCTCGGCCGCGAGCCCCTGATCTGTGAGCTTGGCATTTTCTCGGTCATGTGGAGCGAGCACTGCTCGTATAAGTCCTCGCGCGTCTGGCTGAAGACGCTGCCGACCTCCGGCCCGAAAGTGATCCAGGGCCCGGGCGAAAATGCCGGTGTCGTCGATCTCGGAGACGGTGACGCCGTCGTCTTCAAGATGGAAAGCCACAACCACCCCTCCTACATCGAACCCTTCCAGGGTGCAGCGACCGGCGTCGGCGGCATCATGCGCGACGTCTTCACGATGGGCGCGCGGCCCGTTGCCAACATGAACGCGCTGCGCTTCGGCGCGCCGGATCACCCCAAGACCCGCCACCTCGTCGGCGGCGTCGTTGCCGGCATCGCCCACTACGGCAACTGCACGGGCGTCCCGACCATCGGCGGCGAGACCAACTTCGACGAGGGCTACAACAACAACATCCTCGTCAACGCCATGTGCGTCGGCCTCGCGAAGACGGACAAGATTTTCTATTCCGCCGCGAAGGGCGTCGGCCTGCCGGTCGTCTACGTCGGCTCGAAAACAGGCCGCGACGGCATCCACGGCGCCACGATGGCCTCCGCCGAATTCGACGAGAAGAGCGACGAGAAACGTCCGACCGTCCAAGTCGGCGACCCCTTCACCGAGAAGCTGTTGATCGAAGCCTGCCTCGAGCTGATGGCGACGGACAGTATCATCGCGATTCAGGATATGGGCGCTGCCGGTCTCACATCCTCGACGTCGGAGATGGCGGACAAAGGCGGCGTCGGTATCGAGCTCAATCTCGATCTCGTGCCCCAGCGCGAAACCGGCATGACGGCTTACGAGATGATGCTCTCGGAAAGCCAAGAGCGCATGCTGATGATCCTGAAGCCGGAACGGCAGGAACAGGCGCAAGCCATCTTCACCAAATGGGGTCTCGACTTCGCCGTCATCGGCCAGACGACCGATACCCAGCGCATGGTCATCAAGCATAAGGGCAACATCGAAGCTGATCTGCCAGTGCCCGTGCTCGCGAACTCCGCGCCGA
Protein-coding sequences here:
- a CDS encoding DUF305 domain-containing protein produces the protein MKNFTALVCLGFPAVTPPVTPRTGKTKDRAKTYWVAKTPCPPATEALECAILKMDEDIRSVTYTGNPEVDFVAKMIPHHQGVVDMAKVELEYGKDPKIRKLAQSIIRSQNKQIAELHDWLGHQQAETPVNQGRPL
- the purL gene encoding phosphoribosylformylglycinamidine synthase subunit PurL, producing the protein MTDTTTRKITPQIVAEHGLKPDEYERLLEILGREPLICELGIFSVMWSEHCSYKSSRVWLKTLPTSGPKVIQGPGENAGVVDLGDGDAVVFKMESHNHPSYIEPFQGAATGVGGIMRDVFTMGARPVANMNALRFGAPDHPKTRHLVGGVVAGIAHYGNCTGVPTIGGETNFDEGYNNNILVNAMCVGLAKTDKIFYSAAKGVGLPVVYVGSKTGRDGIHGATMASAEFDEKSDEKRPTVQVGDPFTEKLLIEACLELMATDSIIAIQDMGAAGLTSSTSEMADKGGVGIELNLDLVPQRETGMTAYEMMLSESQERMLMILKPERQEQAQAIFTKWGLDFAVIGQTTDTQRMVIKHKGNIEADLPVPVLANSAPMYKRPYIEPKKPSKILPEWVPAPNSILGTLKDLMGGSALASRRWIWEQYDHMVMGDTVGRPGGDAGVVRVHGTKKGIAVACDVTPRYVTADPEEGTKQAVVETWRNLTAVGADPLAITDNMNFANPERPEIMGQFVASVRGMAEACTTLDYPVVSGNVSLYNETNGIGIPPTPAIGGVGLVPDWSKIADIRLKSEGDMLIVIGREEGHLGQSLYQRHATGKFDGAPPPVDLQDEIKAGRLIRTLIREGRALAVHDCSDGGLLVAVAEMALAGGTNGLGVELYPYEGKLPAHAIWFGEDQGRYVVEVTPQKAEEVLERARLLELPARIIGRVGGDAIALKGEKPLPLSELRSAHEAFLPKLMQAELGA
- the purQ gene encoding phosphoribosylformylglycinamidine synthase subunit PurQ; translation: MLRASVIVFPGSNCDRDVKTAIERVTGFAPKMVWHGDASVPSSDVIVLPGGFSYGDYLRCGAMAAHSPIMKDVVAKAKGGTPVIGICNGFQILCESGLLPGALLRNASLHFICRDVFLKVENDQSFFTKCYRQGEVIKVPIAHGEGNYFADSETLDRLEGEGRVAFRYSDAAGETTADACPNGAQRNIAGIVNETGRVLGMMPHPERLYEKALGGTDGRRVFESMLLSTLEAAA